A window of the Hypomesus transpacificus isolate Combined female chromosome 22, fHypTra1, whole genome shotgun sequence genome harbors these coding sequences:
- the LOC124484315 gene encoding steroidogenic factor 1-like, whose protein sequence is MHIQTDTENYSHHLEESAGGLAGVPLNGMEYSYDVDLEELCPVCGDKVSGYHYGLLTCESCKGFFKRTVQNNKRYTCAENQNCKIDKTQRKRCPFCRFQKCLSVGMRLEAVRADRMRGGRNKFGPMYKRDRALKQQKKALIRASSLKMETSTPLVSISQVDYSFTSSLPTLHPLPKGILQTTPTSLPPTDYNPNLYGPPSLGVPVPTNASQPVYYQYSSFPNRVIKSEYPDQYTSSPDSVVGGCVYPEQVYSVPGSPQAVGVPQLVLEILRCDPDELQVQSKIAAHLQQEQSSRGKMERASTFSVMCLMADRTLFSVVEWARSCIFFKELKVGDQMKLLHNCWSELLVLDFISRQVHHGKGGSVLLVTGQEVELVSIAYQAGATLSSLVQRGQELVDKLQSLQVDRRELACLKFLILFNPDVKLLENQSFVESVQEQVNGALLEYTLCAYPQYLEKFSQLLLRLSELRLLSIQAEDYLCYKHLSGEVSCNNLLIEMLHAKRA, encoded by the exons ATGCATATCCAAACAGACACCGAAAATTACAGTCATCACCTTGAGGAGAGCGCTGGGGGACTTGCAG GTGTTCCGTTGAACGGAATGGAGTACAGTTATGATGTTGATTTGGAAGAGCTATGTCCTGTTTGTGGTGATAAGGTGTCTGGATACCATTATGGTCTATTAACTTGTGAGAGTTGCAAG GGCTTTTTCAAAAGGACTGTTCAAAACAATAAGAGGTATACATGTGCAGAGAATCAGAATTGTAAAATTGACAAAACTCAGAGGAAACGGTGTCCATTTTGTCGATTCCAGAAATGTCTAAGTGTTGGAATGCGATTAGAAG CGGTTCGTGCAGACCGAATGAGAGGTGGCAGGAATAAATTTGGCCCCATGTACAAGCGTGACCGGGCCCTTAAGCAGCAAAAAAAGGCTTTAATACGAGCCAGCAGCCTCAAGATGGAGACCAGCACCCCTCTGGTTTCTATCAGTCAGGTGGACTACAGCTTCACCAGTAGCCTACCAACACTGCACCCGTTGCCCAAGGGCATCCTCCagaccacccccacctccctccccccaacagACTACAACCCCAACCTCTATGGACCTCCATCACTGGGGGTACCAGTGCCCACCAACGCCTCCCAACCAGTTTATTACCAGTACAGCTCCTTCCCCAACCGGGTGATCAAGTCAGAATACCCAGACCAATATACAAGTTCTCCAGACTCGGTGGTGGGGGGCTGCGTTTACCCTGAGCAGGTGTACTCAGTACCAGGCTCACCTCAGGCTGTTGGGGTGCCTCAGTTGGTGCTGGAGATTTTGCGCTGTGACCCTGATGAGCTGCAGGTGCAGAGTAAGATTGCTGCCCATCTCCAGcaggagcagagcagcagagggaAGATGGAGAGGGCCAGCACCTTCAGTGTCATGTGTCTGATGGCCGACCGGACGCTGTTCTCTGTCGTGGAGTGGGCCCGCAGCTGCATCTTCTTCAAGGAGCTCAAG GTTGGAGACCAGATGAAGCTTCTTCACAACTGCTGGAGTGAGCTATTGGTGTTAGATTTCATCTCCAGACAAGTCCATCATGGGAAAGGGGGAAGTGTTCTTCTGGTCACCGGACAGGAG GTAGAGCTGGTGTCCATAGCTTACCAGGCAGGAGCCACACTCAGCAGTCTGGTCCAGAGGGGACAGGAGCTGGTGGACAAACTGCAGAGCTTACAGGTGGACCGCCGAGAACTGGCCTGCTTAAAGTTCCTCATCCTCTTCAATCCTG ATGTAAAGCTTCTGGAGAACCAGTCATTTGTTGAGAGTGTTCAGGAACAGGTGAATGGGGCTCTGCTAGAGTACACGCTGTGTGCCTATCCACAGTACCTCGAGAAATTCAGCCAACTGCTGCTGCGACTCAGTGAGCTGCGCCTGCTCAGCATCCAGGCGGAGGACTACCTGTGTTACAAGCACCTGAGTGGAGAGGTGTCCTGTAACAACCTCCTCATTGAGATGCTGCATGCCAAGAGGgcgtga
- the psmb7 gene encoding proteasome subunit beta type-7: MATLSVCQPQFGGFSFENCKRNAVLEAEMTKLGSSTPAARKTGTTICGIVFKDGVVLGADTRATEGMIVADKNCSKIHYISPNIYCCGAGTAADTEMTTQIISSNLELHSLSTARLPRVATANRMLKQMLFRYQGYIGAALVLGGVDCNGPHLYSIYPHGSTDKLPYVTMGSGSLAAMAVFEDRYKPDMEEDDAKRLVRDAIAAGIFNDLGSGSNIDLCVITKGKVDYIRPHDQANLKGVRTGSYKYKRGTTGVLTKSVIPLDLVEETVQTMDTS, encoded by the exons ATGGCGACCCTGTCAGTATGCCAGCCCCAGTTCGGAGGTTTCAGTTTCGAAAATTGCAAGAG AAATGCTGTTTTGGAGGCAGAGATGACCAAATTAGGATCTAGCACACCAGCGGCCCGCAAAACAGGAACTACCATCTGTGGTATTGTGTTTAAG GATGGGGTTGTTCTGGGAGCGGACACCAGAGCCACAGAGGGCATGATTGTGGCAGATAAGAACTGTTCCAAGATCCACTACATTTCCCCCAACATCTA TTGCTGTGGTGCTGGTACGGCCGCCGACACCGAGATGACCACCCAGATCATCTCCTCCAACCTTGAGCTGCACTCCCTGTCCACGGCCAGGCTGCCTCGTGTGGCCACGGCCAACCGCATGCTCAAGCAAATGCTCTTTAG ATACCAGGGCTACATAGGTGCAGCACTGGTTCTGGGTGGAGTAGACTGCAATGGCCCTCACCTCTACAGCATCTACCCCCACGGCTCCACCGATAAGCTGCCCTACGTCACCATGG GCTCTGGGTCTCTGGCAGCCATGGCCGTGTTTGAGGACCGCTACAAGCCTGATATGGAG GAGGACGATGCCAAGCGGCTGGTCCGGGACGCCATTGCAGCAGGTATCTTCAACGACTTGGGCTCTGGTAGCAACATTGACCTGTGCGTCATCACCAAGGGCAAGGTGGACTACATCAGGCCTCACGACCAGGCCAACCTGAAGGGCGTCAG AACTGGTAGCTACAAGTACAAGAGAGGAACAACTGGAGTTCTGACAAAGTCTGTGATCCCCCTGGACCTGGTGGAGGAGACTGTACAGACTATGGACACTTCTTAA